The stretch of DNA TGTGTTTGGGGAAAAATGCATCCACAAGTGCATCATCGGCATAAAAATGGACATTGAAGTAGTGATTAGGAggaataaatatatttatgtatgaTATAATAATATCAATAGACTGGTAAATTCACCCCTGTGACACCAGTGGAACGCCACATCATCTACATCTAAAGGCTGCAGTTTGAGGAGGATGTTCCGATCAGCTTGATCAAGTGCTTTTGATAGGTCAGTAAAGATTGCTGTAGACAAGCTGTGTGTGACTGTCACACATGCCCTCCCACTGTGCCCACATGTTCCCAGCCATACTGTCAAGTAAAGAGATGAATGATAGATGACGTTAGTTGCATATTTAACGAAGAGCCATAGTAGGAGGTCAGAATGGCGTGCCTGGAGGAGGGGGAGTCTGTGTTTTGGTTTGGCTTGATCTCTGTGACTGCCATGAGTTCTATTGGCTGGAAATCCACCCGACAACAGGGGTCCAACGGCAGCCAATGGAGACGAAGTGTGTCTGATCTCTGAGGTTTGATACGTGGGATACTGTaactatgatgctgatttttaTCTCATAAAATGACTGTGGCTGTAGAAGAGAATGAGTAATGTTAATTATGGTGTTTTCATGCAAAGATGAACTAGAGGGCAATACTAATGTGACTGCTCTGTTATTTTACAAAAACTCACTGAATGTTAAAAGGGCTTTACTGTGAGTACGACCTGTCATCACTTCAATTACCTAACTGGTTGTTTACCCTTTGTGTAATTGCCCAGACAGGAGCTGGTAGCCATCTCCTGCTGAGCCTATAAATGATTTATGTGTTGgtgtctgcagctctgtgacAATTACAAGTGAACTATGAACCCTCCAGCTGGACAGGTTCAATAAGTTTGGTGAcctgaataagaaaaaaaagcctgtgtCAAACACTGTTACTGCACATCTGTCTCACTGGCTGTCTGATAGacgtttttgtctctgtgtgtctgtgtttgctctcagtAAGCAGACGGCGTCCATGTGTCACAGCGTGCCACTGTTGAGGGTGGAGGAGTGGCCATTACCTGGAGAGTCACTGACGGGCGACACAGTCAGAGCCCTCATTGACAGGGTCAGTGATAGTAACCCCAcaactacacaaacacacgaggGAGCCGCGCCTTAGCTCCTCATCCTTCGCAGGAAGTGCAGACGTTGCCGTGCCAGTCAGTCTTTGTCGGAGGCTCGGCTTGTAACCATTTACATGCAACAGCTTTATTTCTGGCAGCGATTAAACATCTTAAGTAGGTATTTATACCAAAGATTAGTTCCACTTTTTCAGGTACAGAAAGCTAATGTGTGAAAATACTTTCACGGCACCAGGAGCgtgattaaaatgtttgaaacgctgaataatttttttttttaatgacaaatacCAGAAACTTTCAGCCTTTTAGGCCTAAAAAATCCACTCTTTCATCAAGTCATCTGGAAGTGCTTCAGGCATGTAAATCATGGTCGTACATTTTAATGCTAATATGACTATCTGATCTGATGTGTGGAGGATAACTCTCACTGATGGTcatgtttgcttatgtaggcaTCGGAATTAAATTAAagctgtttcataaccagttaaaagctCCTTGTAGTATGTTTATTGAATGATTTAGGCATCCCGTCAGAGTGTGGTGGGGTAAAGTGGCACATTTACAGAGCTATGAGatgctgttttctctctgggaAACTGAGACATCGCACATGTTCTCACTGAAAATGCCTCTAAATTCAGTTCAAAACAGACCCAGAACACTGGAAGCGATCCATTTCACACTTCTGACGTGTTACACATTTAGTTCTTTCTGGTTTTGATTACTATCCAACCACCACTACTAGTGTGGTGTTAAGAGAGTGTTGTGAGCTACATGGTGACCGTGTGGCTGGTTGTCTCTCTGGCAGGTGAACAGCAGTGCTCGGGGGGGCGTTCGATTCATTGGCTCGGTGCTCCAGCAGGTTAGCGGGATCACCAACGGCAGGGTGCACAGTCCAAAGAGGGGCTGTCGCTCTCCTCCACGCACCCCTCCTGGTACACCCCCGGGAGACggggagctggaggagaacacCTACAGTCCTGGTGAGATACTCACTGCTCTTCACATCGCACTCCTTTCTTTTATCTCTCTGTTGTAACCGGTGATGAATGTAGGTTAATGTGGTGCCTTTCTGTCAAACTGAATCCTGTTGACAAGTGCATTTATTTCTCATAATCcgccctctctttccctcccccctccctctctccctccttccctccctccctccagacTTGCGGTTGCTGGTCTTCTTCCACTCCTGGGCCCCTGGCTGTGCTCCTCTGGACTCCCTGGCTTGTCAGTACCATCAGGGGGCGCTCTCCATGCGTGTTTCCAGGAAGGGCCAGGTGGTCAGCGCCCTGGAGGCTGATTGGCTTGAGCTGACTGCAGCCTACTACCGCAAAGGCTGGTCATTGGTGGACTCCTTTGTGTACTGGGACACACCTAAAGGTTGGTTTGATGTTAGCTGAGGCTGGACTCTTAAATCATTGTCAATCAGCAAGTTAACAACATGAGGCACGCATGATGTTCTGCCTCTGAAACGCTCCCATTGTGATTATTGAAGCCATGTGGAGGGCGGAACCAAACGGCACCGCACACATGAGGTGACAGAGACGTGCCTGTGGGAAATCCCTTGATTCCACTGAACTTTGACCAGATGCATTGACCTCCTATCTGTCtggatctgctctgtgcagcttgacTTGGTTGTGGTCTGCTCTGCGTGTCTTAACTGGTTGGGCAGACAACAATGACATTACTTGACCACCGCCCCCTCCAtcagtttgcttttttaaatCAGTGCTTAGTTGGACTTCGGATGCTACAGTGCCTGCAGAGTCACAGCACAGAGTAGCAGGAGACACATTTCACTTAGAGTGAGAGTGAGGAGAGTTGATCAATACGAGGGTGACGGAGGATTTGTTGTAAAAGCAAAAGTGACTATTTGGCAGTATTTCAAACGTAAAGCCGATGCTAACAGGGAACCTGATAATGGTAATTAGGTTACCCCACTGCGAAGGTGAGTGTGCAGCCTGgcacctgcagctcttcatctaaCAGCTCCTTCTTGTTCCATTACTCCcacagactgaataaactacTCCCTGACATATTCAAATTGGTCCACTGTCAACAAATGCTGAAGATGGCCGATGATATAGATGTgaacaaaataatgttttgttcaGTAGGCTCATTTTTGATGAAGAATCACTGAGCAACGCATTTCTTATAACAAGTACAAAATaccatgcttttattttaagcTGCAGCagttgaaaatgttaaatctgcATTAACAGTAAATGCACACAGAGTTCTACAGCATTGTTGTTATGAGCTTATAAGTCGGTGGGAAAACCTCAGCACCACAGCAACCCcagctaaaagaaaaatgtttggaTAAAGGACAGTTTGGTTCAAGGTTCATTAGATTGTCATTCTGCAACCGAAGGTTGTCGTTCCTTTATGCTACACAAGAACAATACTGTTTTTAGTTTGGGATGAGTACAAGAGTCTTACAgcctgaggaatgaagctgcttCATATGTCTGTTGGTACGACAATAGATACTTTTGTATTCCTCGCCAGATGGCAGCGGGGTGAACAGACCTTTAATAACTGAATTGTGTTTCATTCTGTTATCCATATCATGATGAATTTGGCATGAAACATTGTAAGAATAGAAAATTCATTCAGttataaaagataaaaagatttCATTGATCTTTAAACatgcattaaaatgaaatactATTTAGGCATTTGAAATCTTCCATAGCATCAGCCTGTCAATAAATGGAGTGAAGAACAAAACCAGCCTAAGGGTCGTGGGTTTAAGGGCAGCTGGTGTcagctgttcttcttcttcctctaccCTTTGCATTATTATCTTTTCTCATAAAACAGTGAttcacgcgcacacacaaaatcagacacttcctgttttgactgcagtctgtccctcctctctccctcttcgtCTATATTTGGAGCTGTCTTCCTGACCTTAGCAacctcacttcctgttcctctgcGGCATAGCAGACATGCACATCACTTGTAGACCTCTGAGGCCTGGAATAAATGGAAATATACGCACTGTGACATTCACACGCAGGCAGAAAGTAGAGCCCTCCACACtgcactcctctcctctcatgaACACATGGGAACTTAAACAGAGCGCAATCTATTTCTGATAACTGGGTCATTATCAGCCCAATGACATGCTCTCATTGACTCTCCAGCACTAAAAAGATTTTATGTGTATTGATCATTTGCTACCTGACAATATAAGGTCCATGCATGTGGATTATTCTGTATTATTTTTCCTGTAAACCATATCGTGACACAAACATGATGAtatagacattttcacacacacttactctgTACATGTGTTTAGGCGAGCCGGTGCCCAGATCACTGGAGGGCCTGTTTGTGTATGAGGAGAGAagcacctctcctcctgccaATGACACCATCGTCGTGGAGCAGTGGACTGTCATCGAGGTCagtagagagtgtgtgtgtgtgtgtatgtgtatgtgtgtgtgtgagtgtgtgtgcgtgccatATAATGATCATTTCAGGGCCTCATTCTGacgaaatgaaatgaaaatcagACAGGCAGCATGACATGTGCAGGGGTGAGAGGGCAGTAGGTCTTAAGTTAAAGTTCACCTAAATGCATAAAAGTATTAGCTCACATTCTTGGGCTGTGTGTACACAGTAGTTTTGTTTAAAGTGCAGAATAATCAGCtaagtttttacattttacatttggaGGACTATGAAAGACAACCAGGTTTTCATACTTAATCAAAGACTCATTTCAATTAACACCTAAATGTAATGATCCTCACAGCAATTTTAAGAGGTTTCGAGCAGCATAATTTAAGAGCTCCCAGTAGTAACTGTTGATTACATTTCTtaacacattatgtaaatgatcgtaaacagaaataaaagtgcagataaatgttttttctcatttgtttcacagcacacacaacaaGAAACTGCTATAACTCCAACTGCTTCAGGATTGTAAATTGTTAGAGTATAAATGTTTAAAGGGCTTGACAAactcaaatgaataaatgaaccTAAAGCATTAATGGGGTATTATGAAAGATATTCATTGACAGATACATAATATTTCAACTTTACACTGTAGAGCCTACTCAGACTTTCTGTATTTCAGTCATACTGGTGCAACACAAGTTTTTGGACACATGTGCACCCAAAGTAGTTACACTGTGGAGCCCTGTTTCACCAAAATACTGTCTCCACAAGATATTATACCCAGCCTAGTTCAATAACTGTACTTGTTTCAGTTCATCGAGACTTGGTGCCTACTAATCACATTCTAAATTTCCATTGCTCTAATTTAATACACTGAACAATTGAATCAAACCTTGTTGTTCTAGATTACTCATCTAAGTGTTATAGTCCTGTTTCAGTCACAGTGGATGTATGTGTGGCAGTGGTTCAGACAAactgttcatgttttattgtgatGTATGAGTGCCACAAGATGGCCGTCACTGATTTTTCACAACACATTCCTGCAAATATTTCACAATGAAGCTCGTTAACAGAGGAAGGGGTTCCATCCAGTGAAGTGAGCTTTTAATTGAAGTGTACAGATACAGGAAGTGATGGGTGGTGACAACAGCATAATGTAGTCACAAAACTGTATCAGAACAAATGGGAACAGGTCATAAAACAAGGAAGCTTCATACTAAAACATCACCAAATAGTCTCATCGTACAGAGGGAATGGAAAGCCTGTCCGTAAAATCAGTTGACCTATCTGTAAGTAACTCTTACATgtgcatatattgtgtttgcctAGGGCTCCAATGTGAAAACAGACTACGGGCCCCTCCTTCACACCCTGGCTGAGTTTGGTTGGCTGCTCACATGTGTTCTGCCCACTCCCATCATCCGACACGACAGGTAAATAAAACACACGCTGTATCTCTTAAGAatgttgttgaaaacattttttgtcacTAATTCAGATTGCCCTGTATCAACCCcctgctctgtttgtgtgtgtagtgaTGGGAACCTGGCCACCAAGCAGGTTGTGTTTCTCCAGAGGCCAGTGAGAGGTCAGGCAGCAGGACGACACAGGAACCAGGTGAGAGGGGGCAGGAGGGGGTGACAGATTCAAGTGATATAGAGTAGAGGCCGACCATATGGAGTTAGAATCATGCcaaaatctcacacacacacacacacacacacaaaacgtgTTTTACTCACACCCAACGattcacaaacaaagtcagtgtggtctgcaaatgcaaaacatcattcacaaactaatgcattttgttttgcaaataagaaatcaaatcaaacaaatacatcatgcttcagaaacaaatacagcatgttttacacatacaaagaaacatatttcttcaagtacaaaaaagtatctttcaagtacaaattaaaatctttcaaGTACAAAAGAATTTCCTTCAAGTACAAACTAAAatccttcaagtacaaaaaacaattctacAAGTACGAAAAAAAGactgtcacgtgacttttggcACTACTTTTCCGCCTTGccgatccacacacaaatgtcttcagatccacacacaaatgtcttcagatccacacacaaatgccagTAAACTTTCCAACAAATGTCCTGTAATTCGCACTCCACAACAACAGGTGGCGCTGTTGAGTCATTTTAAGGCCAGCAGGacgattttttccccccctaaatctttattttttatggttCTATTTTATTCAAGACGGCAACAGGATTTACCATAGACACATGTACATCGACGGCACCATCATATTGGAGAAGGcagctccgccccgtgaactgtcatgtgtcatcacagtaatagcgttacatacattggcagctgtaaacattcgtgaaaacattataataatccatcct from Sparus aurata chromosome 9, fSpaAur1.1, whole genome shotgun sequence encodes:
- the rftn2 gene encoding raftlin-2, producing MGCGLRKLEDPEDCSPGKIYSTLKRPQVETKTDTVYEYVLLDFSLEGSRPTVQYVASLSELPQALQPYYTQGYVLSALHPIILSVGRTRSLPFSLLYRAILARPRPSKQTASMCHSVPLLRVEEWPLPGESLTGDTVRALIDRVNSSARGGVRFIGSVLQQVSGITNGRVHSPKRGCRSPPRTPPGTPPGDGELEENTYSPDLRLLVFFHSWAPGCAPLDSLACQYHQGALSMRVSRKGQVVSALEADWLELTAAYYRKGWSLVDSFVYWDTPKGEPVPRSLEGLFVYEERSTSPPANDTIVVEQWTVIEGSNVKTDYGPLLHTLAEFGWLLTCVLPTPIIRHDSDGNLATKQVVFLQRPVRGQAAGRHRNQALSVHSDVSSRSVSRAVSNPIPSEELSPTAGGIGGFPVFGGGYPSALSHLEEGGFEQEEGKAEVTCM